The Methylomonas sp. UP202 DNA window ATTGTCGCCGTCTACTGACCAAGTGTCGCACTTGATCGCCGCAAGCAATTCTTCGGCTTCCGCCCTGTCCGGCCATTGCTCGAGAATTTGTCTCGCCGGCGCCAAAACTTTGCAATACCAGGCACCGGCTGGTCTATTGTTTGTAGACTTGACCGTTTTCCAACATTCGTTAACTAATGAAAATACTAACTCCCGGTGCTCGCGAATCAAGTCATCTAAATTGAGTTTTTTCAGTCGAAACAGCAGGAACACCAAGCTATTCAAATTGTCCTGTCCTTCAGGAATTATCAATGGCAATATTGCTGACAAATCAGCATCGAGAAGCCTCTTTGCTTTCAGGTACTCGACGATTTGCTTAAAGCAGTAGAGATTTAGTATGGCTTCTTGGTAGGGTTGCTTCGGAATGATTAACGGGGCTCGCGGATTGCGCAATGGATAGGCTTCGGCTGCTGAAGCGCGTTCCGGCGATTCGCCATTTGGGTTTGGATTTCCAGCGGGCGCACCGCCGTCAATTTTCAATTTACCCAGCACCACCAGACGGCCGCTTTGCGTAGCGGTAATTAAATGCTGATGTTGGCTTAATTTCATTGCAATTAACGCATTGATGGTGCCCAGCCTTTCATAGATACAAATAATGTCGCCGTGTTCGTCGACTAACAAGTTGCTGCCGTCGTCGCAGGTTAGCAGGCAAATACTTTGGAAATTGCCGTACTCTTTTAGATATCGAACATGGCGCAAATCGCCTGGCGCATGCACCAGCCAGCGCGGGCTGCCGGTGATGGCATCCAAACACCAGATTCGTCCACCCTCGCCGCCGCAAATGAGCGTATTCCGTTCTTCGATATACTCCAGGCTGTAGAGTTTATGCACACCATCTAGCCAGCGCTCCGGTTGGGCTAGCTTGTTGGCTTGTATAACCGTTTTAAAGTCCCAAACCAATAATTGGCCGCGATCACGGTTCAACGCCCAGAGCTTTTGCGCGGAGTGGCGCAGCATGCACAGGCTACTCAGTCCGACATTGTCTTGCCATAATTCGACGGGCTTGAGTTTGGGGTGGTCAGGTAGCCAACGATAGAGGCAGGCTTTGCCGTTTTTATGGCGCCCCCCCAACAACACCATGGCTTCTTGTCGATTCGGTATTGATCGTGAGCAACATATTGAGAACTCACAGTCGAGTTTGCGTATTACGGTGGGCTGTTTCTGTCCTAGTTGCCATTCCAGTATGGCTAGTTCGCCTCTCATGCCACCGACGATCAAGCGGTGGCGTTCGGAAATCGGTGGCAGGCAACGGACGAAGCTAGGGCGGCCGCTCCAGGGTAATTGTGCGTCCGGCCTTTTATCGGTAAGCAGCCAATCGTCGTTTTGCATTTTGTTGATGTCGACGATACCCAATTGGCGGTCGGCGGTTAATATCGCCAGGTAGCCGAGGCAGCCTTCCAGGGCATCCATATGGATCACCGGCGACTGCAGGCGAAAACTGCGCAGTATGTTTAACGGTCGGAGTTCGTCGAAAGCGGATAGGAATTGTTCCCGGCAACGCTGAATATGGTCGTGGAGTTGTCTCAAGCGTTGCCGGAGGCCAGGTAAACCTGAAAGTTTGGTGTGTCTGGACCAACGGTCTACCCAATCGCGGCGGCGTAATAGTATTAGCCAGAGCTCGTCGGCGGTGGCTTCCGGTAATGTCAGCAAATCGAAAACCACGGCAAGCGCCGGGTGAATTTGATTATTTCGGTCGGCAAACACTTCGGTCCATGGTCGGCCTTGCGCCGAATCCTTGACGCGGTCGCAATAACAGGAATTGATGATCCAACGCAATGCGTGGCGTAGCAAACGTCGGTGAATTTCGGTTAAAGCTTGGTGTTGTAGGGGGGGGAGTTGGGGATACAGCGTGTTTAGCGCATTCAACCAATGGGCAAAGGCTGCGACATACGGAGGGTCGTCGTGTAAATGGCGAAACAACTGGTCCAACGCGACTCCGCAAAGCCGTAACAGTTTTTCGTGCTCGGTATCTAGTTGGTTCAGGATTTCTTGTTTCTCCGGAAACTGCCACACGCCATCCCGCTTTAGCAAGTGATCGGCTAAAATCTCCGATTTGCGTAGTGTTTTGAACTGGTCCGGGTCATACTGCCGCAACGGCAGCAATCCGCCGGATTTGTCTACCGCCACTAAATCAGTCTTGCCGTTGCCGATCAGCCGAACGATATGGCGTTCCAGATTCTGCCAATGCTTTACCTCTAATTCCCGATCCAGCAAATACAGGTAGCCTTCTTTTTCAACAATTAATAGGTTAGTTTTATCTTGCTCTTCGCCTAGCAACAGCGCGTCGAGAATTTCATTGCCGAAGGGTTTGGATTGTTTATTGATTATGCTGTCTTGTAACCGAAATACTTTGCCTTGATTGGATGCCAGATAGACAGGCTTGCCGACGGCTAGGCCGTCCGCTCCGCGGATTCGGCCTATCGGCTTGGGTAGAGCGATGGGCTTGCCGTCAGATAGGCTCAAGAGAAGATCATCCTGCCAATTGAGAGCCTGATGAACTCGCTTGAAGCGAGCAATTATCGGCATATCTTGCCAGGAACTGCGTTGTATCCATTCATCGGCAATCGCTTTTTTATGTTCACTCCACTGACAATGACTGATACCGCGCTCGTCGTCGAAATTGATTTCCAAAAAACCCTGGGAGAACTCCAGTCGCGCGAGTCCGGTTTTACCTAGCTTTGCGGCTTGTAAATCGTTCGGTGGCCGGTCGAGTCGGTGTCGGCAGCCTTCGATAGTGCTTGGTTTAGGCGGGTCCGACGGCGGGTGCGGTAGTGACAATACGCTGGGTGCGGCATCGTCGCCGATGTCCCAGCGGACGATTTGAGCCGCTGCCTGGCCATCGTTTTGATAAAACAGGGCGACGACAAAGCGCTGCTTGGGCGAGTTCAGTGGTGGTAGTAAATACAGCGCCACTGGTGCGGGACTCAGTTGTAAAGCTTCTCCATTACTGAATAACAGCGGAAAAGCGTGATCGCGGTATTTGATCATTTGCTCTACGGCCGACTCGAGTTCGTTAAAGAGCTCGACAGGGGCTAACTCGCCACCAGCATGCTGGATTGCTTCCTGCGCGTCCCTCAGGCGTTTTTCGGCACTGGTGAATTCCGACCAGCTAAGGATTTTTCGCGGCATCTGGCTCATGGTGTTGTTTGGCGGTCCTTTCAGTTTAGCCGGAGTTTGCTCCAATTCGACGGCTAAATTATTTTGCGATTTCGTAAACGGCAACGGCCTAGCTGTTACTTCATTTATATCCGAATTAGGCAACTCCTGACTATGGCACAGAAATACCAGTACAAATGTACTGGTTATTGTTTTGGGAATGACAGCTCAGTTGAACAGCCTGTCCCACATCGCATCGACCTTTTTAATGACGTCCTCGCGCATCACGATAGGCCTGCCCCATTCGCGCTGGGTTTCGCCGGGCCATTTGTTGGTGGCGTCGAAGCCGACTTTCGAGCCTAGACCGGACACTGGCGACGCAAAATCCAGATAATCGATCGGCGTGTTTTCCAGGATCGTCAAATCGCGGGCAGGGTCCATGCGGGTGGTGATGGCCCAAATCACGTCTTGCCAGTTGCGCACATCGACGTCGTCGTCAACGACGATGACGAACTTGGTGTACATGAATTGCCGCAGATAGGACCAGGTGCCGAGCATGACTCGCTTGGCGTGGCCGGCGTATTGCTTCTTCATGCTGATCACCGCCATCCGGTACGAGCAGCCTTCCGGCGGCAGGTAGAAATCGACGATTTCCGGAAACTGCTTTTGCAGAATCGGCACGAATACCTCGTTCAAGGCAACGCCGAGAATCGCCGGTTCGTCGGGCGGCCGGCCGGTGTAGGTGCTGTGGTAGATCGGCACTTGGCGCTGGGTGATGCGCTCGATGGTAAATACCGGGAATTCGTCTACTTCGTTGTAATAACCGGTATGGTCGCCGTAGGGGCCTTCCGGCGCGGTTTCGCCGGGATAGATAAAACCTTCCAGCACGATTTCGGCGCTGGCCGGCACCTGCAAATCGTTGCTCAGGCATTTGGCGACTTCGGTCTTGCTGCCGCGCAACAGGCCAGCGAAGGCATACTCGGACAACGGGTCCGGCACCGGCGTTACTGCAGCCAAGATAGTCGCCGGATCGGCGCCCAGCGCCACCGCGACCGGGAACGGTTCGCCGGGGCGTTGTTGTTGCCATTCCCGAAAATCCAGGGCGCCGCCGCGATGCGCCAGCCAGCGCATGATGACCTTGTTTTTGCCGATCACCTGCTGGCGGTAGATGCCCAGATTCTGGCGTTCCTTGTTCGGCCCCTTGGTAATCACCAGCGGCCAGGTAATCAACGGCGCGGCGTCTTCCGGCCAGCAGGTCTGGATCGGATAATCGGCCAAGTCAATCTCGGCGCCGATGCGGATCACTTCCTGACAGGGCGGATTGCTGACGACTTTGGGTGCCATGTTCAGCACCTGCTTGAACACTGGCAGTTTTTCCAGGGCGTCTCTCATGCCCTTGGGCGGCTCGGGCTCTTTCAAGTAAGCCAGCAGTTCGCCGATGCCGCGCAATTCCGAAATATCGCTGGCGCCCATGCCCATCGCCACCCGCTTGGTGGTGCCGAACAGATTGCCGAGCACGGCGATATTGGAACCTTTGACGTTTTCGAACAGCAAGGCCGGACCGCCTTGCTTCAAGACCCGGTCGCAGATCACCGTCATTTCCAGATAGGGATCGACCTCGATTTTGATGCGTTTCAGTTCGCCTTGTTTTTCCAGTTGAGCGATAAAGTCTCTTAAGTCTTTGTATTTCATCGGATGGTGGGTGGTCGGTGGGGCAGGGTACGGCAGGTCTTAAGACCGAACGGCCGGCGGTTCCGGGCTAATCGGCGACAAGTTTGCCCGCTTTGCCGGGGGAATTGCAAGGGAGCCGGGCGCTCGAACGGCGAGCGCTTAAATTCGGTCGGCGTCGTTAGGCTTCTGAGCGGATAGCCGGGTACCGAACAGGTAGTCGCACCCCGGCCAGGTCACGCACCAGTTGCCGGGTTTGTTTAAGGTATGGTGGTCGTAGTGCCAGCTTAAATGGCGCCGGCCCCAAGCCGGGTCTAAATGGGCCTTGCGGTGGCGGGTGTAATAAATCAGTAGCGAAAAATACAGGCCGCACGGAAAGCCGGGCCAGATCGCCAGTAACGGCGCGTGCAGCGAGGCGATGCCCGCCAATACCGCCAGTTCCTTGGTCTGAGCGTTCCATGCGTTCAAGCGGATTTTCGCGTAACCCGGATCGTACATCGCGTGTTCGGCGCAGGTCGCGTGGTGCCCGTGCCAGTGATAGGCCCAAAAGCTGTTTTGGCGCTTGCCCAGGCGGTGCAGGATAAATTTATGCATCAACCATTCGCCGAGATTGGCGTAACAGAGCGCTAGAACAAACTGGACGGCAAACATCATCGGTAATCCTGTTTGATTGGGGGAAGACGCTTTAGAGGCGGCTGTGGCGACTTGGACTGGGGTCGGTTTCTTGTCGGCTCGACGCCCGCCACAGGCTCGGTTTTGTGTGGCGGCGCGGCCTGCTGAAGGCTGAGCGTATTGTAACTATTCAGCGCGTAGTAAAAACGCCCTCTCCCCGGCGGAACGGCGGATGAACTCCTCAATGTCAGCTATGCCGTTCGCTGAGCGGAGTCGAAGCGAAATCGCTGGCTTCGGCTCCGCTCAGCCAACGCCTCATTTCGGCTCAGCCAGCACCTTATTTCGGTTCGGCCAGCGCCTTATTTCGGCTGGGCCAAAGCCTCATTTCAGCTCCGTTCAGCCAGCGGCCTACATGGACTGCAACCGTTTAACTTGGCGCCGTTGGTCATCACTTCCCCCCAAAACGCCTATGACTAGTTACAGCGTATTTATATAAAAAAGCTATCGATGTTATAAAAACAATCGATTTTATTTATATAAAAATCTTCTCCAGAATAGCGACCAAGCCGGACGAACCGGGCGAGATATCGCCGCCGGCCTTATCAAACACCTATCAGGAGAACAGCCATGAACACCATCAAAACCATAAAAATTGCCGCCGTTATCGCCACCGTATTGATGGCCGCCAACGTACGCGCGCACGGCGACCGAATTGAAGCCAATAGCGGGGAAGCCAAAACCGCTATCGCCGAAGTGGTCTACGACAATCCGGCCTATAGCCGGGGCATACACAGCTACCCGAACCCGATCGCGGAGCATCCGATGGGCAAAGCGCGGGCGATCTACGTCGATAAAGCATACGGCCAAGCTATTTATAGCTATCCGGGCAACTGGCGGTAATCGCAACAGCGCCGGGCGGCGCTTAATGGGCAATGCGGTAAAGCTGTCCGGCGCGCTCCAGGATGGCGGTGAGGTCTTCGGCCGGCATCGGTTTGCCGAACAAGTAGCCTTGGGCTTCGTCGCAATCGTTTTGCATCAGGTATTGGGCTTGTTGCTCGGTCTCCACGCCTTCGGCGATGACCTTGAACTTGAGGATACGGGCGATCGAAATAATCACTAGTACGATGGCGGCCGCGTCGGCGTCGTGCATGATGTTGGCGACGAAGGAGCGGTCGATTTTCAGCTTGTCGAAGGCAAAATGCTTCAGTTGGTTCAAGCTGGAATAGCCGGTGCCGAAGTCGTCTATCGAGATTTGCATGCCGGCTTCGCGCAGTTGCGCCAGAATCTCGCGCTTTTTTTCCGGGTGGCGGATGAATAGACTCTCGGTCAATTCCAACTCGACGTATTGTGGCGGCAGGCCGGTATCGGCGACGATCGCGGTCACCTGATCGGCGAAATCCTCGTGATCCAACTGGCGTGCCGAGACGTTGACGGCAACGCTGAACGGCGGATAGCCGGTTTGCTGCCACAAACGGTTTTGCCGGCAGGCTTCGCGTAACACCCAGGCGCCTATCGTTTCGATCAGACCGATTTCCTCGGCCACCGGGATGAAGGCATCCGGCGGCACCAAGCCTAGTGTCGGATGCTGCCAACGGATCAACGCTTCGGCACCGATGATACGGCCGGAATTCAGATCGATTTGCGGTTGGTAGTGCAGAAAGAATTCGTCGCGTTGCAAGGCCCGGCGTAAATCGCTTTCCAACCGCAGTTTCGACGATACCGCGAATTCCATGCTGTCTTCGTAAAAACAAAAAGTGTTGCCCTGTTCCTTGGCGCGGTACATCGCGGTGTCTGCGTGTTTGATCAACAAACCGCTGTCGATGCCGTCGGCCGGAAACAAGGAGATACCGATGCTGCAACTGATGTAGAACTCTTGCTCCATCAGCAGGAAGGGCTTGGCGATGGTGTTGCAGATTTTGTCGGCGACCGCCGCCGCGACCTGGGCGTTGCCGATTTTTTCCAACAGTAGAATGAATTCGTCGCCGCCGAAGCGGGATACCATGTCTTCCTTGCGCACGCAGCTCTGGATGCGCTCGGCGGCGGCTTTCAACAATTGGTCGCCGACATCGTGGCCCATCGTGTCGTTGGTGAGCTTGAAGCGGTCCAAATCCAGAAATAACACCGCGTGCAATTGCGGGTGGATGCCTTCGGCCTGGATGACCGCGTTCAGCTTGTCCATGAACTGAGCACGGTTGGCCAGATTGGTCAATGGGTCGTGATAAGCCAGGCGGTTCAGCGTGCGCTGGCTGCGGCTGGCATCCAGCAAGTGGGCGATGCGTTTACGCAACACCGTGAAATGGATCGGCTTGGGAATGTAGTCGTTGGCGCCTATCGAGAAGGCCAACTCCACCGAATGTTCGTTTTCCAGCGCGGTGATCATCAAAATCGGCACTTCGGCGCCGTTCGGCAGCGCCCGGATTTTTTGGCAGGCTTCGAAGCCGTCCATCTCCGGCATTAGCGCATCCATCAGGATCAGATCGGCCATTTGCTGTTGACAAAGAGCGACGGCTTGCTGACCGGTGCCGGCCAGGTCGACGATGTAGCCGTCCTTTTCCAGAATATCCTGCAACGCAAAGCGCATCGCGCGGTCGTCGTCGGCTACCAGAATGCGCGGACCTTGCGGCGCGGGCGCGGCGTCGGCGATCGTTTCGGTGCCGATTTCGCGTAGCAGCAATTGTTCGATGAATTGATATTCCTCTCGCAATTGGCGCAGCAGCGCTTCGCTGTTTTCAAGGCTATGCTGCTCTCCGGCATCTTCCAGCTGCTTGGCGACGGCCGCCAGCTTATCGGCGCCGAGATTGCGGCTGGCGCCTTTCAGGCTATGGGAGAGTTCGCGAACCTGTCGTGCGTCGTTGGTCGTCAAGGCCAAAGCCAATTGTTGGATTTGGACCGGCGAATCTTCCAGATAAAACCGAACCATCCGCTCGAAACCTTGACCGATTTCGTCGCGCAATTGGCGTAAGACCTGGTCGTCCAAGGTGTTGGGCGTCGCGTTGGCGCGGATATTGGACGTCGCCGCGACAGGGGCGTTCTCCAGCCAGTGCAGTAGCTTTTCGCGCAACGGCGCCAATTTGATCGGCTTGGCTAGGTAATCGTCCATACCGGCGGCCTGGCACAAGTCGCTGTCGCCTTGTCGGGCGTTGGCGGTCATCGCCACGATCGGAATGCGCGCCAACGGCTCCGGCAACAGCCGGATGCGGCGAGTGGCTTCGAAACCGTCCATGTTCGGCATGTGGCAATCCATCAAGACCAGGTCGAAGGGTTTGCGCGCCAGCCATTCCAAGGCTTCGTTGCCGGACGCGGCGATTTCGTACGCGCAGCCCAGCCGCTCCAGCATGCCGGCCGCCACCATCTGACTGGCGCGGTTATCCTCGACGATCAGGATTACGCGGCCCAGCTCGGCCGAGTGCGGCGTTTCGGCGGCGGCTTCGGCCGGCGCGGAGTCCCGGTAATCCTGGCCGACGGTCAGAATGAAGTCGTATAACTTGGAGACCTGTACCGGTTTGGTCAGATTGGCGGCCACGTTGGGCAGGCGGGACTGGCCGGCGGTGTTGCCCGGATTGGACAGCAGGATGATTTTCAGGTCGGCCAGCGCCGGATCGTGAGCGATCAAATCCAGCCAACTCAGGTCGCCGGCGTCTTTCAGATCGACGATCGCGAATTGGTACGCCTGGTCCTGTTCGCGCGCCGAGCGCAGCATGTCGACCGCGCGAATGCCGTATTCGCTGTGGCGGTAATGGATTTGCCAATGTTCCAGGGTCTGGGTCAGGAATTGGCGCATCTTGGCGTTTTCGGAAATTACTAGGACGCGCAAATTGGCGAAATAAGCCTGGCGGGCTTCCGACAACGCTTGAGTGCCGCGCGGCGCCTCGAAGGGCACGGTAAACCAGAAGGTGCTGCCGCCGCCGGACTGACTGACCACGCCGATCTTGCCGCCCATCAGATTGACCAGTTGCCGACAGATCGCCAGGCCCAGGCCGGCGCCTTCGTGGTGGCGGGTGCTGGAGCCGTCGGCCTGTACAAAGGCGTCGAAGATGGTTAACTGGGCGGCGGCGGAAATGCCGATGCCGGTGTCGCTGACCTCGAAGCGCAGCAGATGCAGGTCGGCGCTGGCGCTTTCCACGCTAACCCGAATCGAGATTGCGCCTTGCTCGGTAAATTTCAGCGCGTTCC harbors:
- the ubiD gene encoding 4-hydroxy-3-polyprenylbenzoate decarboxylase, which gives rise to MKYKDLRDFIAQLEKQGELKRIKIEVDPYLEMTVICDRVLKQGGPALLFENVKGSNIAVLGNLFGTTKRVAMGMGASDISELRGIGELLAYLKEPEPPKGMRDALEKLPVFKQVLNMAPKVVSNPPCQEVIRIGAEIDLADYPIQTCWPEDAAPLITWPLVITKGPNKERQNLGIYRQQVIGKNKVIMRWLAHRGGALDFREWQQQRPGEPFPVAVALGADPATILAAVTPVPDPLSEYAFAGLLRGSKTEVAKCLSNDLQVPASAEIVLEGFIYPGETAPEGPYGDHTGYYNEVDEFPVFTIERITQRQVPIYHSTYTGRPPDEPAILGVALNEVFVPILQKQFPEIVDFYLPPEGCSYRMAVISMKKQYAGHAKRVMLGTWSYLRQFMYTKFVIVVDDDVDVRNWQDVIWAITTRMDPARDLTILENTPIDYLDFASPVSGLGSKVGFDATNKWPGETQREWGRPIVMREDVIKKVDAMWDRLFN
- a CDS encoding sterol desaturase family protein yields the protein MMFAVQFVLALCYANLGEWLMHKFILHRLGKRQNSFWAYHWHGHHATCAEHAMYDPGYAKIRLNAWNAQTKELAVLAGIASLHAPLLAIWPGFPCGLYFSLLIYYTRHRKAHLDPAWGRRHLSWHYDHHTLNKPGNWCVTWPGCDYLFGTRLSAQKPNDADRI
- a CDS encoding EAL domain-containing protein, whose translation is MKQRSRPRLRGASFLQQLTVTFTVGLLAISLLSSFGISTLSYRIVRDQWLAQGRQSTEAFAAQSALALLYASKENAEEPARRFLSFPDVRGVAIFNTAQQALFERGDTTLPDGGAASGWPDDLRLIQETDQAWYFAAPVFARGGDQDASPFEAQAEPELIGYVRLAQGKHSLNVMKKQILWATLLVSGGAAMLFFVFLLAMTRRLTLPIQLLAKQMGKASAGAKNVRAKLQGPRDITDMGSAFNTMMEVLETREKQLERARDTALESARLKGEFAANVSHELRTPLNAVLGMLELLQDMGLTPKQLEYSMIARNAGEALLKLIEDILDFSRIEAGMLKRQPVDFVLYETLDEVVELMAGQAHRKNLQLHYAVADEIPLVMNGEASRVRQVLINLVGNALKFTEQGAISIRVSVESASADLHLLRFEVSDTGIGISAAAQLTIFDAFVQADGSSTRHHEGAGLGLAICRQLVNLMGGKIGVVSQSGGGSTFWFTVPFEAPRGTQALSEARQAYFANLRVLVISENAKMRQFLTQTLEHWQIHYRHSEYGIRAVDMLRSAREQDQAYQFAIVDLKDAGDLSWLDLIAHDPALADLKIILLSNPGNTAGQSRLPNVAANLTKPVQVSKLYDFILTVGQDYRDSAPAEAAAETPHSAELGRVILIVEDNRASQMVAAGMLERLGCAYEIAASGNEALEWLARKPFDLVLMDCHMPNMDGFEATRRIRLLPEPLARIPIVAMTANARQGDSDLCQAAGMDDYLAKPIKLAPLREKLLHWLENAPVAATSNIRANATPNTLDDQVLRQLRDEIGQGFERMVRFYLEDSPVQIQQLALALTTNDARQVRELSHSLKGASRNLGADKLAAVAKQLEDAGEQHSLENSEALLRQLREEYQFIEQLLLREIGTETIADAAPAPQGPRILVADDDRAMRFALQDILEKDGYIVDLAGTGQQAVALCQQQMADLILMDALMPEMDGFEACQKIRALPNGAEVPILMITALENEHSVELAFSIGANDYIPKPIHFTVLRKRIAHLLDASRSQRTLNRLAYHDPLTNLANRAQFMDKLNAVIQAEGIHPQLHAVLFLDLDRFKLTNDTMGHDVGDQLLKAAAERIQSCVRKEDMVSRFGGDEFILLLEKIGNAQVAAAVADKICNTIAKPFLLMEQEFYISCSIGISLFPADGIDSGLLIKHADTAMYRAKEQGNTFCFYEDSMEFAVSSKLRLESDLRRALQRDEFFLHYQPQIDLNSGRIIGAEALIRWQHPTLGLVPPDAFIPVAEEIGLIETIGAWVLREACRQNRLWQQTGYPPFSVAVNVSARQLDHEDFADQVTAIVADTGLPPQYVELELTESLFIRHPEKKREILAQLREAGMQISIDDFGTGYSSLNQLKHFAFDKLKIDRSFVANIMHDADAAAIVLVIISIARILKFKVIAEGVETEQQAQYLMQNDCDEAQGYLFGKPMPAEDLTAILERAGQLYRIAH